A segment of the Lycium ferocissimum isolate CSIRO_LF1 chromosome 5, AGI_CSIRO_Lferr_CH_V1, whole genome shotgun sequence genome:
TGGAAATGTCAAATACTTTCGGGAAACAGAAAATGATATGAAGTACAATGAGTCAGGCCCAACAGTTACCTGAAGTTTGCTTGTGCTGGAGTAAACTCTAGCAGCGTTAAGTTCAGTAAGTGCTGTAATTAAGGGGAACTTATTATCATCCAAAAACTGCAAGATTCCATCTGTAGAGAAGGTTCCTTCTGCAAACCACATCAATGATGTGAATAGTGAAATTTTATTAAGCAACGCAATGCTACtgaaagagaaaaatcaagtcaAGAttcaaacattaaaaaaatcTCCTAGAGATCAGCGAATGATATATCTATCTAATCTTTACAAGCTTTTAGCCATCCAACGAATAAATAGTTGTAGATTTAATTGCTCAGCTTCAGGCATAGTCAAGAACAACGAGAATAGTAATGCTTGAGCAATAAAGGAATGTAAAATGTATCTCTGGAATTTAATAATAGAAAACCTACCATATTCTGTGTATTTCTCTGGCTCGCTTTTAACTAGACCAAGGAAAAGACTGGCTGACTTAAAATCGGGGAAGAGGTGCTTGGCAATTTCTGCATTGCTAGTTTCCACAAACTGGATTTCATTGTCCATTTCGGCTGCTTTTCTAAATGCATCATAATCAGGTCCCTGTGTGATTATACATGAAGCAATGTGCATGTTAGAAGCAAATTCCACAGATTTTTCTGTTCAGTAACCTATTTAAATTTTGGTGAGGTGGGGGAAGTTCGATTAAAACAAGAAGGTAAACACCAAAAATGCCCTACTATGTTTTATGCATTATAAAGCAGAAAACTAAATGTACGAAATGATTCCATCATTTTAACCAAACTATGAGTTGAAGAGTGAATAAAGTTGTTAAGTGTTCATACCTCAAATTTCTCAAACAGCCCAACCACAAACATTGAATGCTTCTTGAGAAAGTGGCTTGCCTCAGCATCTGAGCTAATTCTAATAATAGGTACACCTGTCTTCTTCCTTGCCCAGATTACAAGTTCTTCCCTGATTAACATCCGGTGGCACAAATGTGAATCAACAATTCGGATGCACATATGAAAGTACAACAAAAAGAGCTACACAAGCCTGTCCTCCTAATTTTATTAATGTACTTGCTTCCTCCTATctatgtcccaatttatgcggCACTTTTTGTTTTCCGAAAGTCAACTTGTCTAATCTTTTACTattccctccatcccaatttatgtgacactattAGTTTTCGgaaagtcaatttgactaatcttttACTACTCCCtgcgtctcaatttatgtggcacttctCATTTTCCGAAAGTCAGTTTAACTAATcttttactactccctccgccccaatttatgtggcacttttcgtCTTCCGAAAGTCAATTTAACTAATCTTTAATagtctctgtcccaatttatgtggcacttctcgttttccaaaagtcaacttGACTAAACTTCGAAACTAAATTAGATTAtatcaactcaatattttaaaattaaaattcagaTACTCAGAAACTATACAAAAAGTAGTATAACTTGCAATTCGATGAAAAAACTGCTTACGCGGAGAATCCACCAGTGTAAGGTTGAGAAGTGCCATTAACAAACAAAAGCAAAGTAGGAAACCCTTTGATCTCAAGAGTAGATGCAACTTTAGGGTATCTTTCAGCATCAATCTTAGCCATCAACAGAGAACTCCCTAATTCTTTAAGAGCAGTAGCTGCCTCAGCAAATTTTGGCATTAACTCAGCACTCCTAACACACCAAGGAGCATAACCAAGAACTAAAACATACTCATTTCCATCAATTGCTCTTTTAGTATTGTCATTGTTAAGTTCAAGTACTATTCTTTGTGCTTTACTTACAAACTCAGCTTCAGTGGGTTTTTCATGGTGGGCCACTTGGGGATTTTCTTCTTGTTCATCTAATGCTATGAGTTCTTCTAGACCTTCCACGTCATCACCATCTTCATCAGTTAAGTCAAGCTCTGAAGAAATTGATGGAGTTAAGAAGTTGAGCAAGAGAAGAAGGAGTAAGGAGAAAAAGATGAATCTTGAAATGGGTTTTGGAGTATACATGGTTTGACTGTCGAGTGTAAAGATCCAATTTTTATTGGTTTTCTACTGAAAATGGCTGCAAAATTGATTGGGATCTATGGTGATTTTGAGTGATGAATATGTTGGAAAGATCTCAAAGTGTGAagtgagagagaaaaaagaagtgaaaagGGTGAAGACACGGAAGAAATAGGAGGAGCATTTTTGACCACAGTCTATAACAAGTAAATACGTTAAATTGAACGTCAATCGCGCCACCATAAGGGATGGTTTTGGTTCAGAgacaaatctatatataatataaagctagacaTAAATAAAGTGACGTGACACTTATGacctatatatttatttatttattttttcattttttttggacaatttcccctatttctctatttttattatacaaaaataaatgCAATTACAACACAATTAAATGAATTGGCATttcattgtaaaaaaaaaaaaacgttccATACTCAATTAAGTGGGATGGATTCATATTATTACACCACATTAACGATGAAGTGGGGTTAATTAAGCAGAATATGTGCACACTCTTCATCTTCCCCACCCCATTTTTCATCCCACGTTCTTCATCATAAttgctttgtatattttggttATATAAATATCTGTAGATAATGCACTAATTCTGAACAAGAAGTACAGGTAAGTCTCCTTATTTATATTGTCTTCCTACTTCATTTCCAGAACTTCTCATAATTGATACTAtgatttattaattaataactGACACCCATTCCTATTTTGTATGTAGCTTTTGGATGAATGAATGCTCAATGCTCAGTGAAACTATAAATAAGTAGTTTATAACAGTATAAGactcatttctttttcttactatctctttcactttgatttgaaaaatgatagTAAATTTATGTTAGATTCTCATGAATGAATTAACTATTCTCTTTCAAAGGAATTTGCCTTGATGATTTGGGTTGGATACTAATGAAGTCTCAATAACCCAGCTTCTTTCCTTAAACTCACATTTAGAAGATAAATCTTTAGATGTCATAACTCATAAATAGGATTATTAGGATTTCCAAATAGGAAATTTTGTACTATGAGAACTTGAAACATGCAATTAGGAGATTCTAGAAAACCAATGATCGTCAATTATAATTGGTTCATCCTATCTTTtattaacaaaaacaaaaagtcgTTATGTTTCTCCTAcatctttgtatttttttttcatctttaaaCTAGATAAATGACGTGATAGAAAGACAGTATAGCTAATTgcctttttttctcatttaaattaaacaaaaataatagaAGAAATTCACGCAACTTGATTTCGCAGATTTAGATCGATAAATAAGATTTCGCATTTTCACTCCTTTCCATTCATCTTTGTTGTTGCTATATTTCTTTACGTTCTTATTAGGTTTAACAAGGAGAATATTATGAAAGCATTGACATCAAATTTTCtaacaaaagggaaaaagttagaaatatacatgtattaatcaatgcacataaggaaaatccatccaaattttgttagacatatatatatatgctgatATTCACATAAAGGATAAACTTCTAGAAATTATGATCTTTCTCGACGTGTTCttctaagaaaaaaatattatatgattTTCAAATCTGTTTTTTGATGACTACAACCCATCCAAATATTTAGACATATGCACATGaagtgattaaaaaaaaaactatcttGCTCAACGTgctcttttaagaaaaattaataatattaaatgaTATTAAAATCTATTTCCTGATGACTATAACCTAAGCCAAGGGGTGAAAAGTTTATAAAACTGTGTTAATAATATAATGAGTTACAActtgaaatttaatattttcagaTAACTTAAAAAAGAACGAGTTTAAGTATTTCGAAAATTCAATTTGCTCGAAGCATGAACAGTCAATTTGCAAGATAATATCATTAGAATTGCAAACAATTCAAATAGTGACCACTTTTTGACATGGACAAGAAAGTGATTGCACATATTTCCAAGTAAAAAAACAACCGTAATAACATGCACAGTTGGAAACTCTTCAAGTTCAAGTTAACAAGAAATTATGAaagaataaaaagtaaaaaaattactGCATTATTAATCGAActaataataaaatagaaaatgcaAAGACACAATTATGCAAATGAGTTAAATACACATTCTAATATTCTATCAAGGCTTTGGTTTAATCTATTCGGATATGAAAcactaaaatgattttttaacataatttctatatcaaaatattattaagaggattatttcatatatttaaatttttaataattttttctttacaaccgcgcgaagcgcggacaaGTGTACTAGTTATGTATACGACTAGTAATGTAGAAATTAATTATACAgatattattaaaataaaaattaattaagcaGAAACTAATAATATTGGAACAGTAATGCAAAAAGAAAATCttgaatatttaatttaatatagTATTACATATTAgtacatatgtataattaagatattatttactttttaagaATTATGAAAGTTGTCTTGCTATTATGAGAGTTAATTTGGTTATTTTAGCATTTTGCCTCATGTACTATTAATTTCCGTATTCTTATTTTACCTTTTATTCGgcataataaaatatataaatttctttACAAGTTATGCAGATATTATTTATGCTAACggggaaaagaaaaatgcaACCAAATATTGAATAACAGTGGAAATTTTTCAcacaaattaaaaattaataaccAAATAATGTATTATTTAATACAGAATTTTATGCAAGTATCAAATGCTCATACTTCATACCAAACGGCCCTAATGCTATCACTTGACCTACGATTTCAGTATTTCACTCAACCAACGTGACGGTTGAAGAAATATAGATCTTGCACAACTTAGGAAATACTGTAACAACATAATTATATCACactaataacatatatatatatatatatatatatatatatatatatatatagggttgtCTAGCTTAATCTTAAGCCAAGTGACATTcacattctttttttctcttaacTAGGGTGATATCGAATCTAATtgaaattaaa
Coding sequences within it:
- the LOC132055417 gene encoding protein disulfide isomerase-like 1-6; amino-acid sequence: MYTPKPISRFIFFSLLLLLLLNFLTPSISSELDLTDEDGDDVEGLEELIALDEQEENPQVAHHEKPTEAEFVSKAQRIVLELNNDNTKRAIDGNEYVLVLGYAPWCVRSAELMPKFAEAATALKELGSSLLMAKIDAERYPKVASTLEIKGFPTLLLFVNGTSQPYTGGFSAEELVIWARKKTGVPIIRISSDAEASHFLKKHSMFVVGLFEKFEGPDYDAFRKAAEMDNEIQFVETSNAEIAKHLFPDFKSASLFLGLVKSEPEKYTEYEGTFSTDGILQFLDDNKFPLITALTELNAARVYSSTSKLQVLIIAEPDDFKKLVEPLQNVARKFKSKIMFILVDIREDNLAKPFLTMFGLEESQDAVVVSFNYSSSLKYLLESDATPASIEDFCSGLLNGTVSPYYKSQPIPDNKNMSILTVVGKTFDELILNSPANILLEIHTPWCITCETTSKQMEKLAKHFKGLDNLIFARIDASLNEHPKLQVDDYPTLLFYSADDKTNPIPFPTKSSVKNLATLINKNLKAQDPEIRDEL